One region of Polynucleobacter sp. MWH-Aus1W21 genomic DNA includes:
- the hemC gene encoding hydroxymethylbilane synthase, giving the protein MSQTLNSTPSVAPKRLVIASRESRLAMWQAEHVRDCLKTLYPDCDVQILGMTTRGDQILDKTLSKVGGKGLFVKELETALEDGRADLAVHSLKDVPMVMPEGFDLSCVMAREDARDAFVSNDYASLEDLPAGAIVGTSSLRRESVLRAKFPRLEIQPLRGNLDTRMGKLDKGEYQAIILAAAGLKRLGLESRIRAFLPYDPYTPAAGQGALGIETLSKHPNIKQWLTPLNDLPTLFAVSAERMVSRQLGGSCEVPLAAHAVWDQNQMQIRSFVASTDGKAICLANGSAQVKSVEDAEALGLAVAKDLLSQGAADLIPKISK; this is encoded by the coding sequence ATGTCCCAAACCCTGAATTCCACCCCCTCGGTAGCCCCAAAGCGCCTTGTAATCGCCTCCCGTGAAAGTCGCCTAGCCATGTGGCAGGCTGAGCACGTCCGAGATTGCCTTAAAACGCTCTATCCCGACTGCGATGTCCAAATTCTGGGGATGACTACCCGCGGTGACCAGATTTTGGATAAAACCCTCTCTAAAGTGGGTGGTAAGGGCCTTTTTGTAAAAGAGCTAGAAACCGCCTTGGAGGATGGTCGTGCAGATTTAGCAGTGCACTCCTTAAAGGATGTACCAATGGTGATGCCGGAGGGGTTTGATCTTTCCTGCGTGATGGCAAGAGAAGATGCAAGAGATGCTTTTGTTTCTAATGATTACGCTAGCTTGGAAGATCTCCCTGCTGGAGCAATTGTTGGTACATCTAGTTTGCGACGCGAATCTGTTTTGCGCGCCAAGTTTCCTCGCCTCGAGATTCAACCCTTACGCGGAAATTTAGATACCCGCATGGGTAAATTGGATAAGGGCGAGTACCAAGCCATTATTTTGGCCGCTGCTGGTTTAAAACGTTTAGGTTTGGAGTCACGCATCCGTGCATTCTTGCCATATGATCCTTATACGCCTGCTGCAGGTCAGGGCGCTTTGGGTATCGAAACTTTAAGTAAGCATCCGAACATCAAGCAATGGCTTACGCCATTAAATGATTTGCCAACTTTGTTCGCTGTTTCTGCCGAGCGCATGGTGTCCCGTCAGTTGGGCGGCTCATGTGAGGTGCCACTAGCTGCGCACGCTGTCTGGGATCAAAATCAAATGCAAATTCGCTCGTTTGTCGCAAGCACCGATGGCAAAGCTATTTGTCTTGCTAACGGTAGTGCGCAAGTGAAATCAGTTGAGGATGCAGAAGCCCTAGGCCTTGCAGTTGCAAAAGATCTGCTGTCACAGGGTGCGGCAGATTTAATCCCAAAGATTTCCAAATAA
- the argH gene encoding argininosuccinate lyase, protein MSSSNNSLDNKAQAWSARFAEPVDELVQRYTASIGFDQRFAMVDIAGSLAHAEMLATQKIISAQDLADIQKGMAQIKSEIESGQFNWQLALEDVHLNIEARLTALVGDAGKRLHTGRSRNDQVATDLRLWLRGSIDDIAVTLKSLRVALLNLAEKHASTIMPGHTHLQVAQPITFGHHLMAYYEMFSRDASRLADLRARLNRLPLGAAALAGTTYPIDREQVAKALGFDGICNNSLDAVSDRDFAIEFCAFASILMMHVSRLSEELILWLSPRFGFIDLPDRFCTGSSIMPQKKNPDVPELARGKTGRVYGDLISLLTLMKGQPLAYNKDNQEDKEPLFDAVDTVQDTLRIFADMVPHIEVKAEVMKKAAEEGFATATDLADYLVKKGLAFRDAHEAVAHAVKACVGRNCMLTDLSLSELRFACGLDNRPELISDDVFALLTVDGSVQSRQHAGGTAPAQVLAAIKRGRADL, encoded by the coding sequence ATGAGCTCATCAAATAATTCCTTAGACAATAAAGCCCAAGCTTGGTCGGCCCGTTTTGCCGAACCCGTTGACGAACTAGTACAGCGTTATACAGCCTCTATCGGCTTTGATCAACGCTTTGCAATGGTCGATATTGCTGGATCTTTGGCTCATGCCGAGATGCTAGCTACCCAAAAAATCATTAGCGCCCAAGATTTGGCTGACATCCAAAAGGGAATGGCACAAATTAAAAGTGAGATCGAGTCCGGTCAATTTAATTGGCAACTCGCTCTTGAAGATGTTCATCTCAATATTGAAGCGCGCCTTACTGCTTTGGTTGGCGATGCGGGCAAGCGTCTTCATACCGGTCGTTCACGCAATGACCAAGTGGCAACTGATTTACGCCTTTGGTTGCGTGGCAGCATCGATGATATTGCTGTGACTCTCAAATCTTTACGTGTGGCATTGTTAAATTTGGCTGAGAAGCATGCATCCACCATCATGCCTGGTCACACCCATTTACAAGTAGCGCAGCCAATTACATTTGGTCACCACTTGATGGCCTACTATGAAATGTTTAGTCGTGATGCAAGCCGCTTAGCGGATTTGCGTGCGCGCTTGAATCGCTTACCTTTAGGTGCCGCTGCATTAGCAGGAACTACTTACCCAATCGATCGCGAGCAAGTAGCCAAGGCGCTTGGGTTTGATGGTATCTGCAACAACTCCTTGGACGCAGTATCTGATCGCGACTTTGCGATTGAGTTCTGCGCCTTTGCATCTATCTTGATGATGCACGTATCACGCCTTTCTGAAGAGCTCATTCTTTGGTTGAGCCCACGCTTTGGCTTTATTGACCTACCAGACCGCTTTTGTACTGGTAGCTCGATCATGCCGCAGAAGAAAAACCCTGACGTCCCTGAATTAGCTCGCGGCAAGACTGGTCGTGTTTATGGTGATTTGATTTCTTTGCTGACCTTAATGAAAGGTCAACCGCTCGCATACAACAAAGACAATCAAGAAGATAAAGAGCCTTTATTTGACGCTGTTGATACCGTGCAAGATACCTTGCGTATTTTTGCTGACATGGTGCCGCACATCGAAGTTAAAGCTGAAGTGATGAAGAAGGCGGCAGAAGAAGGTTTTGCAACAGCAACCGACTTAGCCGACTACTTGGTTAAAAAAGGCTTAGCCTTCCGTGACGCGCATGAAGCAGTAGCGCATGCGGTTAAAGCTTGTGTTGGCAGAAACTGTATGCTGACTGACCTCAGCCTCTCAGAGCTGCGCTTTGCTTGCGGCCTTGATAATCGTCCAGAGCTAATCAGCGATGATGTTTTTGCATTACTCACAGTGGATGGCTCAGTTCAATCTCGTCAACATGCGGGCGGTACCGCCCCTGCTCAAGTTCTTGCAGCAATCAAACGGGGTCGTGCAGACCTCTAA
- a CDS encoding TRAP transporter small permease subunit — MGFWSKLSAGIDRVNQLLGKAASIMILLSCVVSAANALLRYGLDISNNWPLELQWYLFAAAVMLGASYTLRRNEHVRVDLIYSQLSNRGRLWVDLFGLIFFLMPACILFTWLSWTTLFYPSWLVMEHSLNSGGLARYPIKFVVPFGFFMLSLQGLSEIIKRYGALKGEITLPAEDLRYEKPMQ; from the coding sequence ATGGGGTTTTGGTCCAAACTCTCTGCGGGCATTGATCGCGTAAACCAGCTTCTGGGTAAGGCAGCCAGCATCATGATTCTGCTGTCTTGCGTAGTGTCTGCAGCCAATGCGCTTCTTCGCTACGGATTGGATATCAGCAATAACTGGCCACTAGAGCTGCAGTGGTACCTCTTTGCTGCCGCAGTCATGCTGGGCGCCTCCTACACACTGAGACGTAATGAACATGTCCGGGTCGATTTAATTTATTCCCAGCTATCTAATCGCGGCCGTTTATGGGTCGATCTTTTTGGCTTAATTTTCTTTTTGATGCCAGCCTGCATCTTATTCACTTGGCTCTCATGGACCACTCTTTTTTATCCATCCTGGTTAGTTATGGAGCATTCACTGAACTCTGGCGGATTAGCGCGCTACCCCATTAAGTTTGTAGTCCCATTTGGATTTTTCATGCTGAGCCTACAAGGCTTATCCGAAATCATTAAGCGTTACGGCGCACTCAAAGGTGAAATCACCTTACCCGCCGAAGATCTTCGTTACGAAAAGCCGATGCAATGA
- a CDS encoding TRAP transporter large permease subunit encodes MIPLEWMPPLMFGGLIVFMLIGFPVAFSLMAAGLFFSLIAINEGFFGIAFLQAIPQRIFGSVLANDLLLAIPFFTFMGAILERCGLAEEMLDSMGQLFGRVRGGLGYSVIIVGFILGAITGTVAAQVIAMAMISLPVMMRYGYNMRYATGVLAASGTITQLVPPSLVLIVLADQLKTQSGSADVGSMYLGAWGPSLLQIALFALYTFFLSRIRPDYLPPVPEGDITLKGWALWKKCLMGIIPSAVLIFLVLGTIMTGIATPTESGAMGAMGALLLAWLRRASIPNLKGLVQEAYQNTMRITAMVVFILIGSTCFSVVFQGVDGGFWVEELFSNLPGGWVGFLVVVNLFVFFLAFFLDFFEIAFIVVPMLAPVAVKLLAPVLLASMNGNPQAAASAALVWFGVMLCVNMQTSFMHPPFGFALFYLRGVAPKEVKSSDIYWGALPWVGLQLVMVAVVIAFPALVTTFLDKPAAVIESQDFNFTSEENKPDTPAPKADEDAPVTFQLDKPVK; translated from the coding sequence ATGATTCCATTGGAGTGGATGCCGCCCTTAATGTTTGGTGGACTGATCGTCTTTATGCTGATCGGCTTCCCGGTTGCCTTCTCATTGATGGCGGCAGGATTATTCTTCTCCCTGATTGCAATCAATGAAGGTTTCTTTGGAATAGCGTTTTTACAAGCCATTCCACAGCGCATCTTTGGCAGCGTGCTCGCCAACGATCTATTGCTTGCCATCCCCTTCTTTACCTTCATGGGCGCCATTCTGGAGCGCTGCGGTCTTGCGGAAGAAATGCTGGATTCGATGGGGCAGCTTTTTGGGCGTGTGCGTGGAGGCCTGGGTTACTCCGTCATCATCGTCGGATTTATTTTGGGTGCAATCACCGGCACTGTAGCGGCTCAGGTGATCGCCATGGCTATGATCTCGTTACCAGTGATGATGCGTTACGGCTACAACATGCGCTACGCTACAGGCGTTTTAGCAGCTTCTGGAACCATTACGCAACTGGTACCCCCATCCCTGGTTCTCATAGTTCTTGCCGATCAATTGAAAACCCAAAGTGGCAGCGCTGATGTGGGCAGTATGTATTTAGGTGCGTGGGGTCCCTCACTTCTTCAAATCGCCCTCTTTGCGCTCTACACTTTCTTCTTAAGCCGTATACGCCCCGACTATCTACCGCCCGTTCCTGAGGGCGATATCACACTGAAGGGCTGGGCACTTTGGAAAAAATGTCTCATGGGAATCATCCCATCAGCCGTTCTGATTTTCCTGGTGCTAGGGACCATCATGACCGGCATTGCAACACCTACAGAATCTGGAGCGATGGGCGCAATGGGTGCGTTGCTATTGGCATGGCTTCGTAGAGCAAGTATCCCCAATTTAAAAGGATTGGTTCAGGAGGCCTATCAAAATACGATGCGCATCACTGCCATGGTGGTCTTTATTTTGATTGGGTCGACTTGCTTCTCGGTCGTATTCCAAGGAGTGGATGGCGGCTTTTGGGTTGAAGAGCTTTTCTCCAATTTACCCGGCGGCTGGGTTGGCTTTCTAGTCGTAGTGAATTTATTTGTTTTCTTCTTAGCTTTCTTCTTAGATTTTTTTGAAATCGCATTCATCGTTGTGCCGATGTTGGCACCAGTGGCCGTCAAACTATTGGCACCCGTACTGTTAGCGTCAATGAATGGCAATCCACAAGCGGCTGCTAGTGCTGCGCTGGTTTGGTTTGGGGTCATGCTTTGCGTCAATATGCAAACCTCCTTTATGCATCCCCCATTTGGCTTTGCCCTGTTCTATCTCAGGGGTGTAGCTCCCAAAGAAGTGAAGAGCAGTGACATTTACTGGGGTGCGCTACCCTGGGTCGGCTTACAACTTGTTATGGTGGCAGTAGTAATCGCTTTCCCGGCCCTAGTGACAACTTTCTTAGACAAGCCTGCTGCAGTCATAGAGAGCCAGGACTTCAACTTCACGAGCGAAGAAAACAAACCCGATACTCCAGCCCCTAAAGCGGATGAAGATGCTCCGGTAACTTTTCAACTGGACAAGCCAGTTAAATAA
- a CDS encoding arginine/lysine/ornithine decarboxylase: MKFRFPIIIIDEDFRSENISGSGIRDLAEAIENEGMEVIGLTSYGDLTSFAQQASRASTFIVSIDDEEFDSDSEDHDLPALNNLRAFITEVRKRNEDIPIFLYGETRTSRHMPNDILRELHGFIHMNEDTPEFVARHIIREAKVYLDSLAPPFFRALTNYASEGSYSWHCPGHSGGVAFLKSPVGRMFHQFFGENMLRADVCNAVEELGQLLDHTGPVLQSERNAARIFNADHLFFVTNGTSTSNKIVWHSTVAPGDVVLVDRNCHKSVIHSITMMGAIPIFLMPTRNHLGIIGPIPKEEFEWKNIKKKIDANPFIKDKNVVPRVMTLTQSTYDGIVYNVEMIKEMLDGKVDSLHFDEAWLPHAAFHPFYKDMHAIGSDRKRTKKSLMFATQSTHKLLAGLSQASQVLVQDAEDTKLDRDCFNEAYLMHTSTSPQYAIIASCDVSAAMMESPGGATLVEESIAEAMDFRRAMREVDDKFGADWWFKVWGPDHLAEEGIGERSDWVLEPSAAWHDFGKLAKDFNMLDPIKATVVTPGLDIEGNFGSMGIPASIVTKYLAEHGVIVEKCGLYSFFIMFTIGITKGRWNTLVTELQQFKDHFDKNAPLWKVLPEFVAKHPRYERVGLKDICQQIHEFYKSRDVARMTTEMYTSDMVPAMMPSEAWAKMAHKQVDRVPLDQLEGRVTAMLVTPYPPGIPLLIPGERFNKRIVDYLYFARDFNEQFPGFETDIHGLVKTSVDGKSEYYVDCVRQERDITL; the protein is encoded by the coding sequence ATGAAATTTCGTTTCCCAATCATCATCATTGATGAGGACTTCCGCTCCGAAAATATTTCGGGCTCGGGAATTCGTGACCTAGCCGAGGCGATAGAGAATGAGGGTATGGAGGTTATTGGCTTAACTAGCTATGGCGACCTTACTTCTTTTGCTCAGCAGGCCTCTCGTGCATCTACCTTCATTGTTTCGATCGATGATGAAGAGTTTGATTCCGATTCTGAAGACCATGATCTTCCTGCTTTAAATAACCTACGTGCTTTTATTACTGAAGTTCGTAAACGCAATGAAGATATTCCAATCTTCTTGTATGGCGAGACTCGCACTTCACGTCATATGCCTAATGACATCTTGCGTGAGTTGCATGGCTTCATTCATATGAATGAAGATACGCCCGAGTTTGTTGCGCGCCACATTATTCGTGAAGCAAAAGTGTATTTAGATTCTCTGGCGCCACCATTTTTCCGTGCTCTCACTAATTACGCCTCTGAGGGTTCTTACTCTTGGCATTGCCCAGGCCACTCTGGCGGCGTTGCTTTCTTAAAGAGCCCAGTAGGCCGTATGTTCCACCAGTTCTTTGGTGAGAACATGCTCCGTGCTGACGTTTGTAATGCTGTTGAAGAGCTTGGTCAACTCCTTGATCATACTGGCCCAGTGTTGCAGAGCGAGCGCAATGCCGCCCGCATCTTTAATGCCGATCATTTGTTTTTTGTCACTAACGGAACCTCTACTTCAAATAAGATTGTTTGGCACTCCACCGTTGCTCCTGGCGACGTAGTCTTGGTTGACCGAAATTGCCATAAGTCTGTGATTCATTCCATCACTATGATGGGCGCAATCCCTATCTTCTTAATGCCCACCCGTAATCACTTAGGCATCATTGGTCCGATCCCGAAAGAAGAATTTGAGTGGAAAAACATCAAGAAGAAAATTGATGCCAATCCATTCATTAAGGATAAGAATGTTGTGCCTCGCGTCATGACACTGACTCAAAGCACTTATGACGGCATCGTATACAACGTTGAGATGATTAAAGAGATGCTGGATGGCAAAGTAGATTCCTTGCATTTTGACGAAGCTTGGTTACCACACGCTGCGTTCCATCCTTTCTATAAGGATATGCATGCAATAGGTTCAGATCGTAAGCGCACTAAGAAGAGTTTGATGTTTGCCACCCAGTCAACCCATAAGTTGTTGGCTGGCTTATCCCAAGCATCTCAAGTGTTGGTGCAGGACGCGGAAGATACAAAGTTGGATCGTGACTGTTTCAATGAAGCTTATTTGATGCATACATCAACCAGCCCTCAGTACGCCATTATTGCTTCATGCGACGTCTCTGCAGCCATGATGGAGTCTCCTGGTGGCGCAACGTTGGTAGAGGAATCTATTGCTGAAGCAATGGACTTCCGTCGCGCTATGCGTGAAGTGGATGATAAGTTTGGGGCTGACTGGTGGTTTAAGGTCTGGGGCCCAGATCACTTGGCCGAAGAGGGTATTGGTGAGCGTTCTGACTGGGTATTAGAACCATCCGCTGCTTGGCATGACTTTGGTAAGTTGGCCAAAGACTTCAATATGCTCGACCCAATCAAAGCTACCGTTGTTACGCCTGGCCTAGATATTGAAGGTAATTTTGGTTCGATGGGCATTCCGGCCAGCATCGTTACCAAGTACCTTGCTGAGCACGGAGTTATTGTGGAGAAGTGCGGTTTGTACTCATTCTTCATTATGTTCACAATCGGCATTACCAAGGGTCGCTGGAATACTCTCGTAACCGAGTTGCAGCAGTTCAAAGACCATTTTGATAAAAATGCGCCTTTGTGGAAAGTGTTGCCAGAGTTCGTAGCCAAACACCCACGCTATGAGCGCGTAGGCTTAAAAGATATTTGCCAGCAAATCCATGAGTTCTATAAGAGCCGTGATGTAGCACGTATGACAACAGAGATGTATACCTCAGACATGGTTCCTGCAATGATGCCTTCAGAGGCATGGGCAAAGATGGCGCACAAGCAAGTCGATCGCGTGCCGCTTGACCAACTTGAAGGTCGCGTAACGGCAATGTTGGTAACGCCATATCCTCCAGGTATTCCATTGCTTATCCCAGGCGAGCGCTTCAATAAGCGCATCGTTGACTATCTTTACTTTGCTAGAGACTTCAACGAGCAGTTCCCTGGATTTGAAACGGACATTCATGGACTGGTTAAAACCAGCGTTGATGGAAAAAGCGAGTACTACGTGGATTGCGTTAGACAAGAGCGCGACATTACTCTTTAA
- a CDS encoding ion channel, whose amino-acid sequence MRKLFPFNRRPARINLDEYRATLSRTEVARPENNFYHWLLGTTWSSFMLLVVFVYLGANLLFAFAYLACGDGAITNAKPGSLLDTFFFSVQTMATIGYGRMTPIGSWPNAIVTFEAFFGIVYSALTTGLAFARFTRPTAGVRFSKVAVVGSHDGIQTFKFRVANDRSSHIVEAQLRLWLIAESMTAEGERYRRSVELQLHRSESPVFSLTWTAMHSIDETSALKDYLGKAAIERQWHLLITFTGYHESLANQVYARHVYLPKDVQQNATFIDIVTALPDGDRVIDLTNFDKWVPNTSDKLVGEYL is encoded by the coding sequence GTGCGTAAATTATTTCCGTTTAATCGCCGTCCTGCGCGAATTAACTTAGATGAATATCGCGCAACACTATCGCGCACTGAAGTTGCGCGTCCAGAAAATAATTTTTATCACTGGCTGTTAGGTACCACCTGGAGCAGCTTCATGCTGCTGGTTGTCTTTGTTTATCTCGGGGCCAATCTCTTATTTGCATTTGCCTATTTAGCTTGCGGTGATGGCGCTATTACCAATGCCAAGCCAGGATCATTGTTGGATACATTTTTCTTTAGCGTGCAAACTATGGCAACAATTGGCTACGGTCGCATGACGCCTATAGGTAGCTGGCCAAATGCAATTGTGACTTTTGAAGCCTTTTTTGGAATTGTGTATTCCGCATTAACCACTGGTTTGGCTTTTGCGCGATTCACTAGACCTACTGCTGGTGTGCGCTTTTCTAAGGTGGCGGTTGTTGGAAGTCATGATGGCATACAGACTTTTAAGTTTCGCGTAGCGAATGATCGCAGTTCGCACATTGTTGAAGCGCAACTGCGACTTTGGTTAATTGCCGAAAGCATGACTGCTGAAGGGGAGCGTTATCGTCGTTCAGTCGAATTGCAGTTACATCGTTCTGAGAGCCCAGTATTCTCATTAACCTGGACTGCAATGCATAGTATTGACGAGACAAGCGCCTTAAAGGATTACTTGGGTAAAGCGGCAATTGAGCGTCAATGGCATTTACTGATTACCTTTACGGGTTATCACGAGAGCTTAGCTAACCAGGTCTATGCTCGCCATGTTTACTTGCCTAAAGATGTGCAGCAAAATGCGACTTTCATCGATATAGTGACAGCATTACCAGACGGCGATCGAGTAATTGATCTAACCAATTTTGATAAGTGGGTTCCGAATACATCGGACAAGTTAGTAGGGGAGTATTTATGA
- the dcd gene encoding dCTP deaminase yields MTIKSDHWIRRMGEQGMISPFEPGQVRQDAAGNKIVSYGTSSYGYDIRCADEFKIFTNINSTIVDPKNFDEQSFVDFKGDVCIIPPNSFALARTVEYFKIPRSVLTVCVGKSTYARCGIIVNVTPFEPEWEGYVTLEFSNTTPLPAKIYAGEGCAQVLFFESDEVCGTSYKDRGGKYQGQRGVTLPKT; encoded by the coding sequence ATGACTATTAAATCTGACCACTGGATCCGCCGCATGGGCGAGCAAGGCATGATCAGCCCATTTGAACCTGGGCAAGTTCGCCAAGACGCCGCCGGTAACAAAATCGTGAGTTATGGCACTTCAAGCTATGGCTATGACATTCGTTGCGCAGACGAATTCAAAATCTTTACTAACATCAATAGCACCATTGTTGATCCGAAGAATTTCGATGAGCAATCCTTCGTTGATTTCAAGGGTGATGTATGCATCATTCCACCGAATTCATTTGCACTAGCAAGAACGGTTGAGTACTTCAAGATTCCACGTAGCGTATTAACCGTGTGCGTTGGTAAGAGTACATATGCACGTTGCGGCATTATTGTGAACGTGACTCCATTCGAGCCAGAGTGGGAAGGTTATGTCACTTTAGAGTTTTCGAATACTACGCCATTGCCCGCCAAGATTTATGCTGGCGAAGGTTGTGCACAAGTACTCTTCTTTGAGAGTGATGAAGTGTGTGGCACTTCTTATAAAGATCGCGGTGGTAAGTATCAAGGTCAGCGGGGCGTTACCCTGCCTAAGACCTAA
- a CDS encoding formate dehydrogenase accessory sulfurtransferase FdhD, producing MAAKPTIQMSHASVPVVHEVEVMDEMGRLKKTHIPGERPLTIYLDKREVVTLMTLGSAPEALVLGYLRNQRLVESPDDIESIQVDWETDSAAVKTRRSTVDIDALTSKRVVTTGCGQGTMFGGLIEEMDEIQLPEGPTLSQEAIVALIDSIRIHDTIYKKSGSVHACAVFERDDNEGVRLLHFIEDVGRHNAVDSISGLMWLANKPGRDLIFFTTGRLTSEMVIKGAQMGIPFLLTRSGVTLMGLELARKTNLTILSRCSGKHFEIYNAPERVVFSQKPQ from the coding sequence ATGGCAGCAAAACCAACCATTCAGATGTCCCATGCCTCCGTGCCCGTAGTGCACGAGGTTGAGGTTATGGATGAAATGGGGCGCCTTAAAAAGACCCATATTCCTGGTGAGCGTCCTTTAACCATCTACCTGGATAAGCGTGAGGTTGTAACGCTTATGACCTTAGGAAGCGCTCCGGAAGCCTTGGTCTTGGGTTATTTGCGCAATCAGCGGCTTGTGGAGTCTCCAGACGATATCGAGAGTATTCAGGTTGACTGGGAGACAGATTCTGCTGCCGTTAAAACCCGCCGGAGTACGGTGGATATTGACGCCCTGACGAGCAAGCGGGTTGTGACAACGGGTTGTGGGCAGGGCACCATGTTTGGTGGCTTGATCGAGGAGATGGATGAGATTCAACTTCCTGAAGGTCCGACATTGTCCCAAGAGGCAATAGTTGCTCTAATTGACTCCATCCGGATCCATGACACGATTTACAAGAAATCTGGCTCGGTCCATGCCTGCGCCGTTTTTGAGAGAGATGACAATGAGGGCGTACGTCTTCTGCATTTCATTGAGGATGTTGGCCGTCATAACGCGGTTGACTCAATTTCTGGCTTGATGTGGTTGGCCAATAAGCCTGGCAGAGACCTCATTTTCTTTACAACGGGGCGCCTGACCTCGGAGATGGTCATCAAGGGTGCCCAGATGGGTATTCCCTTCCTGTTGACTCGCTCGGGTGTCACCTTGATGGGGCTAGAGCTGGCTCGCAAAACCAATCTCACCATCCTGTCCCGCTGCTCTGGTAAACACTTTGAGATCTATAACGCGCCGGAGAGGGTCGTTTTTAGCCAAAAACCCCAATAA